The Salvia splendens isolate huo1 chromosome 21, SspV2, whole genome shotgun sequence genome includes a window with the following:
- the LOC121784818 gene encoding RNA-binding protein EWS-like: MGSREKGSAAPHHPLLSSLIVRPAADTAGGAATAEDGATGAGASDYEPGEVRRDPPPHSRSARHDGPGYRKRAGSVSPIRRRDAHRRSSPGFETFGSSRGRGFRNEREPGQYRDYSPPYTRGKDGGRFPGRGYYQLARGSGGPEPVRVEGVPRNNPNVRPREGDWFCQDPLCKNLNFARREHCNNCNRPRYVSSGSPRRGGYLGPPFPPRERVPPALLDHSPVRNINGGYRSPSRGRPRDGRDFRASGPPGRNEVRLPDPLMRGERPNFLEDNPRDRFGYYDGPPLPEWGHRDRGRDNFFHERRGGYGGRFLSPPPASTVPPRGWASHVRDRSRSPAKDYHRDMHMNRRRDVRRRPLGRGAF; the protein is encoded by the exons ATGGGCTCACGAGAGAAAGGTTCGGCCGCGCCGCACCACCCACTCTTGAGCAGCCTTATCGTGCGTCCCGCCGCCGATACTGCTGGAGGCGCAGCCACGGCCGAAGATGGAGCCACCGGCGCCGGCGCCAGCGATTACGAGCCTGGAGAAGTTCGCCGGGATCCGCCTCCTCACTCTCGCTCTGCTCGGCACGACGGCCCTG GATATAGAAAGCGGGCAGGTTCTGTTTCTCCTATTCGTAGAAGGGATGCTCATCGTCGTTCTAGTCCAGGTTTTGAAACCTTTGGTTCATCAAGGGGTCGTGGTTTCCGGAATGAGAGAGAACCTGGTCAATATCGTGACTACTCACCCCCTTATACCCGTGGTAAGGATGGTGGTCGATTTCCTGGTAGAGGTTATTATCAGTTGGCACGTGGGTCTGGAGGTCCTGAACCAGTAAGAGTTGAAGGTGTTCCTAGAAATAATCCTAATGTACGACCAAGAGAAGGAGATTGGTTTTGCCAAGATCCCTT atgtaaaaatttgaattttgcaAGGCGAGAGCATTGCAACAACTGCAACAGGCCCCGTTATGTTTCATCTGGAAGCCCTAGGAGAGGAGGGTATTTGGGTCCCCCATTTCCCCCTCGCGAACGTGTTCCACCTGCTCTATTGGATCATTCTCCTGTAAGGAATATTAATGGTGGCTACAGGTCTCCCTCTCGTGGTAGGCCAAGAGACGGCAGAGACTTTAGAGCTTCCGGACCACCGGGAAGAAATGAAGTAAGATTGCCTGATCCTCTAATGCGCGGTGAAAGGCCAAACTTTCTTGAAGATAATCCTAGGGACAGGTTTGGATATTATGATGGACCCCCACTGCCAGAGTGGGGCCATAGAGACCGTGGAAGAGATAACTTTTTTCACGAGAGGAGAGGAGGGTATGGAGGTAGGTTTTTGTCTCCACCTCCTGCATCAACAGTTCCTCCCCGTGGCTGGGCATCTCATGTCAGGGATAGGAGCAGGTCACCAGCTAAGGATTATCACCGTGATATGCATATGAACCGGAGACGAGATGTCCGGCGGCGTCCTCTTGGAAGGGGTGCATTTTAG